ACATCGACGCGATCACCGGTCCGGCCCCCCCCTTCCTCCCCGGCGGCATGATCGTCTGGGCGGAGGAGATGGACGACCCCTGGGCGATCACCCTCCCCGGCGGCACGATCCTCCCCGATCCAACCGACCGGGCGCTCGTCGAGGAGCTGCAACGGCTGGTCGACGAGGGGCGCGGAGACGAGCCGATCGTCTGCCTGCTCCAGACGGCGTGGCCGCTCGACTGGGACGAACGGGACGACCTCTTCGCGCGCGGCGTCGTCTTCTACCGCAAGCTGAACGATCGCGCCTTCATCGTCGACATCACCCCGGAGATCGTCCTCGAGGAGCTCGTTCCACGGGCCCTGTTCCGGTGGATCGGGTTGCACCTCCCCGGGTACAAGTATCCGCCTGTCGTTCCGATCGGCGGTGTCCGCGGCATGAGGGTCTGGTCGCTGAACGGCGACGACGGGGGGTTCCGCGAGGATCTCCGCGTCCTCGGCGCGTCGGTGGACGCCTACGACGGGGGCGTGTACGAGATCGAGGCGCCGCTCGATCTCCTGCCGGGGATCGCCGGGCTCTGGTGGGTCGAGATGATCCGGCCCCGTCCCGCCGGCGACTCCTGACGTTCGCCGGGCCGGGATCGCCGGGGCGCGTTTTTTCGTGGAACTCTCCGCGCGCGCTCACCTATAATACAGTACGCGGCCGGAAGGCCGCACCCGATCGCCCGCCCGATGCGGACGGGTCCGTGAGATCGGGTTTCTTTTTCTCGGACGAATAGCGAAGACGCCGGCCTGGCGAGCCGGCGGGAAGGGACAGGAGTGAACAGGAGACGACACATCGCGACGACGCTCGTCACGGGCCTGCTTCTTCTCGTCTTCCTCTCGGTTGCATGCCTGGCGAAGAAGGACGAGAAGCCGCCCGAGCTCTACATCGAGAAGCCGAGCGTCGACCTCGGCGAATTCATGGAAGGCGAGGACATCGAGTATACCTTCACGGTCAGCAACAGGGGGGAGGGCGAGCTGCACATCCTGAATGTGCGCCCTGGTTGAGGCTGCTCCGTGGCCGACTATGAAAAGGTCATCCTTCCCGGGCAGGAAGGAACGATAGGCATAAAGATCTACGGGCACAAGATCCATCCGGGACATTTCCGGAAAAGCTTCACGATCACGACGAACGACCCGACCAACCGGAAGATGATCGTGCACGTCGACGGCGACGTCACGAAGGTCTTCGACGTCACGAGGGATCTCTACCTCTCCGGCTTCGCCGACGAGACGCTCAGGCTGGAGACGGACGTGATCAGCCACCTCGACACGCCGATCAGGATCACCGGCTACCATTGGGCGGAGGGCAACCGCGACTCGGAGACCCTCGCGGACAAGCTCTCCGTGACGATCGAGGAGATCGAGGCGGGACGGCAGTACCGCGTCCGCCTCGCGACGAAGGTCGATCTCGAGGCGGGGCACCACTACGTGGGCGATCTCTATCTCGAGACGGATTTCCCGAAGCTCAAGGAGAAGAAGCTGAGCGTCCGGATGACGATCACCCCCGATGTCGAGGTCCATCCCAAGAACGTCATCATGCGCGAGATGCAGGTGCGCGAGGGGACGTCGAAGAGCTTCGACCGGGTGATCACGGTCATCGCCGCGCGCGCCGACTCCCTGAAGATCAGGGACATCATCGCCGACCGGGACGACATCAGCGTGAGCATCAAGGAGGTGCAGCCGGGCAAGTCCTTCCGCTGCACCGTGCGCGTGCGGCCCCCGAGCGAGCCCGGCAAGTACGTGGGCAACCTGCGCATCCTGACGAACTACCCGGGGTACGAGGAGATCCCCGTCAAGATCATGGGATCGGTGCGGATCACCTCCTCCGGCGATTGATGCCGCACGGCCGGCCGACGGATTCAAACGGGGGCGCCGTCGGGCGCCCCCGTTCATTGAAGGAGAAATAGCATGAGAAAAACGGTCATGATTCTGACCGCGCTCGCCCTCGGTTTCGCCGCCCTCGCCGGGCCGGCCGCCGCGCAGGAGAACGCGGCCGACGCCTACCGCGTTCTGCTCGACGATCTGCGGACGCTCAGCAAGAACTCGCCGGGCCAGGCATTCGTCGACGAGGCCGAGAAACGGCTCACCGCCTTCATCGAGCAGTGGCCCGATGCGCCCGAACGGGCCGGCGCGCTGCTCAACCTGGGACACCTCTACTCCAGGATGGGGCGGTCCGGGGAGGCCGTGACCGCGCTGGAGGCCTACTTCTCGATCGATGCCAGGCGCGATCCGAGCGAGGAGATCATGGCCCGGTACGTTCTCGCCTCCTCCTACATCGCCGTCGAGGAGTACGAGAAGGCCGAGCCGGCGCTCCGCATGATCGTGCGCGAGGGGACCGTCGCCAACCCGAAGATCGCCCAGGCGGCCGCGGCCGAGCTCGGGCGGATCGATACGCTCAAGAAACTGAAGATCGGGATGCCGGCGATCGATTTCACCGCCACGGCCTACAACGGCGGGAACGTCTCGCTGGCCGGTCTCCGCGGCTCGGTCGTCCTTCTCGATTTCTGGGCGTCCTGGTGCGCTCCCTGCCGCGCCGAGATGCCGAACGTCAAGAAGATCTACGAGGATTTCCACGACGGGGGATTCGAGATCCTCGGCATCTCCCTCGACCAGACCGAGGGGAAATTCAAGAGCTACGTCGACGAGCAGCAACTGCCCTGGCCGATGGTCTTCGACGGCAAGGGGTGGCAGGCCGAGATCGGCCGCACCTACGCGGTGAGCGCCATCCCGGCGACCTTCCTCATCGACCGCGCCGGCACGATCCGGTACAAGTCGGTTCGCGGCGAGGAGCTCCGCAGCGCCGTCGCGAAACTCCTCGCCGAATAGCCGGCGAGGCGCGGCCGATCCCGATGCCGGCACGCCCCGCGGCTGTCCGGCACGGGGGGATGTCGTCATTCCGCGTCCGTATCATGGACGCGGACATGTCGCGAAGAAATGCCGTCCGCAAAGGCCGAATGACGTTCTGCATATCGTGGCGAAGATTCGGTTTCCCTGAAAAATACCGCTTGACACCCCGCCGATGCCTGTGAATACAATACGGCCTGATTTTGCCCTCCGGGGGGGAACGGAAGTCAATTGAACGTTCGAAAGCCGTCGGCGAGCCCCGACGCCGGCTAACGCGGAACGGCAATATGCGCTTTATCGATGCGACGAATTTCGAGAGACTGCTGAAGAAGCTCTCCGGCGACGGAGAGCTTTATGTTCCTGTGCGGAACGAGGAGACCGGCAAGCTCCACCTCGAGCACGTCGAGGCATTTCCCCTGCCCGGGGAGATGACGCTCGAAGGCATCCGGACGGTCGAGCCGCTCAAGGGGATCGCGCAGCTGCTGCGGCGCCCCGTGGCGGAGTACCCGTCCCCGGACGTCGACGAGATCGAGGCGGCGAACGGGCCCGTGACGATCGTCGTCGGCGCGCGCGCCTGCGACATCGCCGCGCTCGAGCTCGTCGACAAGGTCCTCCTCGAGGGCGAGTTCGAGGATCCGTTCTATCGCGCGCGGCGCGAGAAAATGATCGTCATCGGCGCCGACTGCACCGGGTGCGGGGATTCCTGCTTCTGCAACCTCCTCGGCGCCGGGCCCTGGCCGAAAAGCGGGTTCGACCTCGCCGTGTCGAAGGTCGGCGGCGGGTATCTCGTCGAGAGCGGGTCCGATCGCGGAAAGACGATCGTCGAGGAGCACGGCGAGCTCTTCACCGAGCCGCGCGACGGGCAGAAGGAGGCGCGGGACGAGAAACGGAACGAGGTCGTCCGCCTCCTCGAGGAGCAGAACGGCGGCTATCCCGCCGCGGAGGGGCTTCCCGAGAAATTGCGCGCATCGCTGGCAAGCGAGGTCTGGAACGAGATCTCCGCGCGGTGCGTCGAGTGCGGCGCATGCACGAACATCTGCCCCACGTGCTATTGTTTCCTCCTCTACGACCAGAAATCCGGCGAGGAGACCGGCCAGCGGGTGATGACCTGGGATTCCTGCCAGGTCTCCGGGTACGCGCGCATGGCGGGGATGGGAACGCCGCGGCCGCGGCTGACCGATCGCGTCAAGCATCGCTTCTATCACAAGTACGACTATCTCGTGTTGAGTCACGGGGCGATCTACTGCACCGGATGCGGCCGGTGCATCGATACCTGCTCGGCCGGCATCGACATGCGCGATGCCTTCCGCCGGGTCGTCGCAACGGTCGCCGAGTAGAGGGAGCGTGGGATGAAGAACCCGTACTATCCCATCGACACCGTCGTCGAGGACATCATCACCGAGACCCCGACCATCAAGACATTCTGCCTGAAACCGGTCCGCCCGATCGAGTTCCGCGCCGGCCAGTTCATGCAGCTCACGGTCCCCGGGGTCGGCGAGGCGCCGTTCACTCCCTCCTCGGATCCGAACGTCTCCGAGCGGATGGAGATCACGATCCTGAAGACCGGCAAGATCACCGACGCGCTCCACGACCTCAAGCCCGGCGCCGCGGTCGGGCTCAGGGGGCCCTTCGGAAAGGGGTATCCCCTCGACCGGCTCGTCGGCAAGGAAGTGCTCGTCGTCGGCGGCGGCGTCGGGCTCGCGCCGTTGCGCGCGCTGATCTACGCCCTCTTCGACGACCCGTCGAGGTACGAGCGCATCTCGATCAAGTACGGGGCCCGCTGCCCCGAGGAGCTCTGCTTCCGACGCCAGTACGACGAGTGGTCCCGGATCGCGCCGAACGTCGATCTCACCGTCACGATCGACGTCCCCGCGCCCGCCTGGGACGGGCGCGTCGGCCTGGTGACGACCCTGCTCGACGACCTCGATATCAACCTCGACGAGAGCTACGCGCTGTCCTGCGGACCGGAGATCATGCTCAAGTTCGTCACCCTCAAACTGCTCGAGGTCGGATACAAGCCGCCGCAGATCTATCTCTCGATGAACCGGAAGATGTCATGCGGCATGGGCAAGTGCGGACGGTGCAACGTCGGCCATTACTATCTCTGCGTCGACGGACCCGACATGTGCTACGACAAGATCAAACACGTTCCGAACGTATTCGGCTAAACCAGGGCGAACGAGCCCGGGGACAGTACCCATGAGCGACCTACGAAACAACTGCTCCTTCTGTTCGCTGGCCTGCCCCCTCGTGCTGCGCGGCGGCGGGCGCGGCCCCCTCTTCACCGCCGAGTCGCTCCTCTCGCTCGACTGGGACGAGCGGGAGGACTCGAAGTACGGCGGCAGCCTCTGCGCCCGCGGCAATGCGGCGGTGGAGTTCCTGTCGCACCCGGAACGGCTGGGCGATTCCTTCGTTCTCGGCGAACGGTCCACCCGGGACGCGGCCGTCACCGAGACGGCGAAAAATCTCGCCGCGGTGATCGAGGAGGGCGGCCCCGACGACATCGGTATCCTGCTGGGCGAGAATCTCACCGTGGAGGAGGCCTCCCTCGCCGCGGCCCTCGCCCGGGGGATCGGCACGAAGAACATCGCGCTCTTCGCACCGGACGACGCGCCGCTCTTCCGCGCCTGGCTCGCGTGCGATCTCTCCGGCGTCAAGCCGGCGGGGACGAAGCCTCCCGGCGAGCGCCAGGTCGCGCTGATCGTCGGCGATTCCTTCTCCGAGCACCCCTGCACGGCCAAGCGGGTGCTGCCGGGCAAGTACGGCGCGCGGGGAAGCGAGGTCATCGTCGTGAGCCCCGAGGTCAACCACGCCGCGTGGTTCGCCAACAGGCATCTCCGCTGCGCGCCCGGA
This genomic window from Candidatus Krumholzibacteriota bacterium contains:
- a CDS encoding FAD/NAD(P)-binding protein, with translation MKNPYYPIDTVVEDIITETPTIKTFCLKPVRPIEFRAGQFMQLTVPGVGEAPFTPSSDPNVSERMEITILKTGKITDALHDLKPGAAVGLRGPFGKGYPLDRLVGKEVLVVGGGVGLAPLRALIYALFDDPSRYERISIKYGARCPEELCFRRQYDEWSRIAPNVDLTVTIDVPAPAWDGRVGLVTTLLDDLDINLDESYALSCGPEIMLKFVTLKLLEVGYKPPQIYLSMNRKMSCGMGKCGRCNVGHYYLCVDGPDMCYDKIKHVPNVFG
- a CDS encoding redoxin domain-containing protein, producing MRKTVMILTALALGFAALAGPAAAQENAADAYRVLLDDLRTLSKNSPGQAFVDEAEKRLTAFIEQWPDAPERAGALLNLGHLYSRMGRSGEAVTALEAYFSIDARRDPSEEIMARYVLASSYIAVEEYEKAEPALRMIVREGTVANPKIAQAAAAELGRIDTLKKLKIGMPAIDFTATAYNGGNVSLAGLRGSVVLLDFWASWCAPCRAEMPNVKKIYEDFHDGGFEILGISLDQTEGKFKSYVDEQQLPWPMVFDGKGWQAEIGRTYAVSAIPATFLIDRAGTIRYKSVRGEELRSAVAKLLAE
- a CDS encoding 4Fe-4S dicluster domain-containing protein gives rise to the protein MRFIDATNFERLLKKLSGDGELYVPVRNEETGKLHLEHVEAFPLPGEMTLEGIRTVEPLKGIAQLLRRPVAEYPSPDVDEIEAANGPVTIVVGARACDIAALELVDKVLLEGEFEDPFYRARREKMIVIGADCTGCGDSCFCNLLGAGPWPKSGFDLAVSKVGGGYLVESGSDRGKTIVEEHGELFTEPRDGQKEARDEKRNEVVRLLEEQNGGYPAAEGLPEKLRASLASEVWNEISARCVECGACTNICPTCYCFLLYDQKSGEETGQRVMTWDSCQVSGYARMAGMGTPRPRLTDRVKHRFYHKYDYLVLSHGAIYCTGCGRCIDTCSAGIDMRDAFRRVVATVAE